A single Natrinema pellirubrum DSM 15624 DNA region contains:
- a CDS encoding fumarylacetoacetate hydrolase family protein: MKLATFEVDTPVGPVERIGAVDESSESGDSAAGDATLVDLTAAYGAALESEGEPAPADLAHTHVPPEMTAFLERGDRAIADAREALAYAAETDAERGPDGAKLRYEPGAYRLLAPLPRPNSLRDCMAIEEHVQNSMDGEIADVWYELPVYYKGNADSVVAPGETIQWPDYSQIMDYELEIAAVIGERGRDISAEEAEDHIAGYTVFNDFSARDIQGKEMEGRLGPAKGKDFANGLGPYFVPREDIDVLSAPMTARIDGEVWSEGTVDEMYHSFAEIIEHISQSETLHPGDVIGSGTVGEGCGLELGQWLEDGDTVELGVEGIGTLEHTVVE, encoded by the coding sequence ATGAAACTCGCAACGTTCGAAGTCGACACGCCCGTCGGTCCGGTCGAACGCATCGGTGCCGTCGACGAGTCCAGTGAGTCCGGCGACAGCGCGGCCGGTGACGCGACTCTCGTCGATCTCACCGCGGCCTACGGCGCGGCCCTCGAGTCCGAGGGCGAGCCGGCACCCGCTGATCTAGCCCACACACACGTCCCGCCGGAGATGACCGCCTTCCTCGAGCGCGGCGACCGGGCGATCGCGGATGCCCGCGAGGCCCTCGCGTACGCGGCCGAGACCGATGCCGAGCGCGGCCCCGACGGCGCGAAACTCCGGTACGAACCCGGCGCGTACCGGCTGCTCGCGCCGCTGCCGCGTCCCAACTCGCTGCGCGATTGCATGGCCATCGAGGAACACGTCCAAAACAGTATGGACGGCGAGATCGCCGACGTCTGGTACGAACTGCCGGTCTACTACAAGGGCAACGCCGACAGCGTCGTCGCGCCCGGCGAGACGATCCAGTGGCCCGACTACTCACAGATCATGGACTACGAACTCGAGATCGCGGCGGTGATCGGGGAGCGCGGCCGGGACATCTCCGCTGAAGAAGCCGAGGACCACATCGCCGGCTACACCGTCTTCAACGACTTCAGCGCCCGCGACATCCAGGGCAAGGAGATGGAGGGGCGGCTCGGTCCCGCGAAGGGCAAGGACTTCGCGAACGGGCTGGGCCCCTACTTCGTCCCGCGCGAGGACATCGACGTCCTCTCGGCACCGATGACCGCCCGGATCGACGGCGAGGTCTGGTCCGAAGGAACGGTCGACGAGATGTACCACTCCTTCGCCGAGATCATCGAACACATCTCCCAGTCCGAGACGCTCCACCCCGGCGACGTCATCGGCAGCGGTACCGTCGGCGAGGGCTGTGGGCTCGAGCTGGGACAGTGGCTCGAGGACGGCGACACCGTCGAACTCGGCGTCGAAGGGATCGGTACCCTCGAACACACGGTCGTCGAGTAG
- a CDS encoding cyclase family protein, whose product MSELLTFDEAELIDLSIGLEDGAPSEPTPPAIDAFDHKAGAKRLAENLQEQGYDVEPADFPEGMGLAWEDLAVIPHAGTHLDAPWHYGPEVDGEPAKTIDEIPLEWCRGSAVVLDFRSMDPGEEIGVADLEAALDDLDHELSPGEIVLLQTGADELWGQPEYLTEFPGMSAEGTKYLVEQGIKVIGTDAYGFDKPFAAMGESYVESGDEDELWPAHFAGREVEYCQIEKMANLDALPRKTDIPLVAFPIKIENGSAGWVRPVALIGDETGGDTT is encoded by the coding sequence CCGACGCCGCCGGCGATCGACGCATTCGATCACAAGGCGGGCGCGAAGCGACTCGCCGAAAACCTGCAGGAACAGGGGTACGACGTCGAACCCGCGGACTTCCCCGAGGGGATGGGGCTGGCGTGGGAGGACCTCGCAGTGATCCCCCACGCCGGCACCCACCTCGACGCGCCGTGGCACTACGGCCCCGAGGTCGACGGCGAGCCCGCGAAGACGATCGACGAGATCCCCCTCGAGTGGTGTCGCGGGTCGGCCGTCGTGCTGGATTTCCGGTCCATGGATCCCGGTGAGGAGATCGGGGTCGCGGACCTCGAGGCCGCCCTCGACGACCTCGATCACGAGCTCTCACCGGGCGAGATCGTCCTGCTCCAGACCGGGGCCGACGAGCTGTGGGGCCAGCCCGAGTATCTGACCGAGTTCCCCGGGATGAGCGCCGAGGGGACCAAATATCTCGTCGAGCAGGGAATCAAGGTGATCGGCACCGACGCCTACGGCTTCGACAAGCCATTCGCGGCGATGGGCGAGAGCTACGTCGAATCAGGCGACGAGGACGAACTGTGGCCGGCCCACTTCGCCGGCCGCGAAGTCGAGTACTGCCAGATCGAGAAGATGGCCAACCTCGACGCGCTGCCGCGCAAGACCGACATCCCCCTTGTCGCGTTCCCCATCAAAATCGAGAACGGGAGCGCGGGCTGGGTGCGGCCGGTCGCCCTTATCGGGGACGAGACGGGAGGTGATACCACATGA